A window of Parafrankia discariae genomic DNA:
CACCGGTCGGGCGATCAGGAACCGGCGGTCGTACAGCGAGGTCTCGATCTCGCCCGGGTCCGCGGTACCGGCGGCGGCGCGCAGGTGGAGGACCTGGCGCGGGAAGTCCCAGTCGTACAGCGCCTGGCTCGCGTCGATGCCCTCGTAGCACTGCAGGCGGAACAGGCTGGCCCGGCAGATCGTGGCCAGCGCGTGCGCCAGCGCGGTCTTGCCGACACCGGGGTCGCCCTCCACGAACAGCGGCCGGCCCATCCGCAGGGCGAGGAACGCGGCGGTGGCGACGCCGTCGTCCGGCACGTACCCGGCCGCGTCGAGCGCGCCGGACACCGCCGCCGGGTCGGCGAAGTCACGTAACGGCATGACCGCGAGTATGCCCATCACCGCCGTCCGGCTCCCGGCACACTGGCCGGCATGACCGGAAACGCACCGGCCCGGATCGTCGCGGCAGTGCTCGCGGCGGGCGGCGGCAGCCGGATGGGCCTGCCGAAGGCCGAGCTCGTCGTGGGCGGGGCCCGGCTGGTGGATCGCGCGGTGGCCGCCGCCCGGGACGCCGGCTGCCCCTGGATCATCGCGGTGGTCCGGGACGGCACGGCCGTCGCGGGCGCGGACGTCGTCGTGAACCCCGACCCCGGGCGCGGGCAGCGCAGCTCGCTCACACTCGCGCTGGACCGCGCCGCGGCCGGCGCGGCCGGCGCGAGGGGTCCGGCGGGGGTGGACGCGGTGGCGGTGCTGCTGGTCGACACCCCCGGGATCGGCGCGGACGCGGTGCGCGCCGTCCTCGCGGCCTGGCGGCCGGGCCGGGTCGCCGTCGGCCGTTACGACGGCCGGCGCGGACATCCGATCGTCATGGCGCCGCGGCTGTGGCGGGCGGCGATCGCGCTCGCCGGAGCCGACGAGGGCGCGCGCCGCTTCCTCACCGCGCACCCGGACCTGGTCGACGAGGTGCCGGTCCCGGGCGATCCCGCCGACCTCGACACGCCGGAGGACGTGCGGCGCTGGCCCGGTTCCGCGTCAGGCCGCGCCGCTCGCGCCGGAGGCCGGCGGGAGTAGGGCGCGGCCTGACGGCGTCCCGGGCCAGCCGCTCCTTACGCCGCCACCCAGCGCCAGCCGTTGTTGTCCGCGCAGACAATCGCCTCGCCGTTGCCCGCCACGCCACGCACGCCGTGGTCGGCGTTGCGGCAGATCTGGCCGGCCTTGTAGCAGTTGCCGGCGCCGCTCAGCGGATGGCAGCCCGGAGCCGCCGCCGCGGCGGCCGGCGGAGCGGCGGCGGCCTGCTGGGGCGCGGCGGCCTGCTGGGGCGGAGCGGCCTGCTGGGGCGGAGCGGCGGCAGCGGCCGGCGGTGGCGCGGCGACCCGCTGGGGCGCGGCTGCGGCGGCGGCCGGCGGAGCGGCGGCGGCCGCCGGAACC
This region includes:
- a CDS encoding nucleotidyltransferase family protein; translation: MTGNAPARIVAAVLAAGGGSRMGLPKAELVVGGARLVDRAVAAARDAGCPWIIAVVRDGTAVAGADVVVNPDPGRGQRSSLTLALDRAAAGAAGARGPAGVDAVAVLLVDTPGIGADAVRAVLAAWRPGRVAVGRYDGRRGHPIVMAPRLWRAAIALAGADEGARRFLTAHPDLVDEVPVPGDPADLDTPEDVRRWPGSASGRAARAGGRRE